From Phycodurus eques isolate BA_2022a chromosome 1, UOR_Pequ_1.1, whole genome shotgun sequence, one genomic window encodes:
- the xpc gene encoding DNA repair protein complementing XP-C cells isoform X1 yields the protein MAKRSGSKADVDTKKLKQVLKARGSGAKDKAKRKDAGDDNAEKEETLRRRVIPKRRTSSGQGVGNASRRSVGFITSKHFRSPLKMEDKRSNNDNDNMMSSVAPVTDNVKEEEEEESEEEDDDWEEVEELAEPLGPSETSEPVLPSQSVEIEIETPEVRKKQKKKAEFEMYLRRMMNRYKKDLLIDTHKVHLMCLLASGMFRNRLCSEPDLLAVTLSLLPTHFSAVAKERKDHNYLCGLLKWFQATFTLNTSLPYEEHPNPRTLLERRLASLSAKNHQELTHLFMLVLRSLQLFCRLVLSLQPIPLKPPPAKGKGDATSSVSLATTNQSRVIAKTSSPQQKVSPGSKRPAQGVKSAIDRGGKKAKREPLKGEEVEADDKITLPGGQRPKNSKRRSIASKISYKEETNSENEEELNDEEFQAFSEEDSEDSESGTKPVKGVKGEERSKSKDKKDRNQKKMSVVEYDEENNEEGEKRLVSSKGKQRSMKKKNGVGTDEWLEVFVDKTSSWVCVDVEHGVGEPLRCSQNATWPVTYVVGVDGDGFVKDLGQKYDPTWLTSTRRRRVEEEWWEETLQPFLRSQNERDIKENKEMQKKLLNKPLPISIAEYKNHPLYGLKRHLLKYEAIYPDTAAVLGYCRGEPVYSRDCVHTLHSKDTWLKEARTIRIGELPYKMVKGFSNRSRKARMMTEQKDQNDLALFGEWQTEAYQPPIAVNGKVPRNDYGNVYLFKACMLPVGCVHLRLPNLHRVAKKLDMDAAPAVTGFDFHGGYSHAVTDGYIVCEEHEEILKAAWEEEQELQKQREKEKREKRVISNWTLLVKGLLIRERLKRRYGKKGQAAGGLGPPNTDGDKGDGLSSDEGAVGEEENTGAKTALETLAMSWPQNRQAEEEKRGRVSGKKTKLERRGKEKHLFPFEKA from the exons ATGGCAAAGCGGAGTGGATCTAAGGCAGATGTCGATACAAAGAAGCTGAAGCAGGTGCTGAAAGCAAGGGGGAGCGGAGCAAAAGACAAGGCGAAGAGAAAAGATGCAG GTGATGACAATGCAGAAAAGGAGGAGACGCTCAGAAGGAGGGTCATTCCGAAACGACGTACCTCCTCAGGGCAAGGAGTAGGGAATGCCTCGAGGAGGTCCGTTGGTTTCATCACCAGCAAACACTTCCGGTCACCATTGAAGATGGAAGATAAACGCAgcaataatgataatgataatatgATGAGTTCAGTAGCCCCAGTGACAGACAATgtaaaggaagaagaagaggaggagagtgaggaagaggatgatgacTGGGAGGAGGTCGAAG AACTGGCTGAGCCTCTGGGTCCATCAGAAACCTCAGAACCAGTCCTGCCATCTCAGTCTGTAGAGATAGAAATTGAGACCCCGGAAGTCagaaaaaa ACAGAAAAAGAAGGCCGAGTTTGAGATGTACTTGAGACGGATGATGAACCGTTACAAGAAGGACCTGCTGATAGACACGCACaag GTGCACCTCATGTGTCTGTTAGCAAGCGGGATGTTCCGCAACCGCCTGTGCAGCGAACCCGACCTGCTGGCTGTCACTCTGTCGTTGCTGCCCACTCACTTTAGTGCAGTAGCCAAGGAACGCAAAGACCACAACTACCTCTGTGGGCTTTTAAAATG GTTTCAAGCAACTTTCACCCTCAACACCAGTCTTCCCTATGAGGAGCATCCAAACCCTCGCACTCTACTGGAGAGACGTCTGGCCAGCCTGTCGGCAAAGAACCACCAGGAGCTGACTCAT CTGTTCATGTTAGTCCTCAGGTCTCTGCAGCTCTTTTGCCGCCTGGTTCTTTCTTTGCAGCCCATTCCTCTCAAACCTCCACCAGCCAAG GGCAAAGGGGACGCTACCTCCTCTGTCTCACTAGCAACGACAAACCAAAGCCGGGTAATAGCTAAGACCAGCTCGCCTCAGCAGAAAGTCTCTCCAGGCTCTAAGAGGCCAGCTCAAGGAGTAAAGAGTGCCATAGACAGGGGAGGGAAAAAAGCAAAGAGGGAACCATTAAAGGGAGAGGAAGTAGAGGCAGACGATAAGATTACGTTGCCAGGAGGCCAAAGACCAAAGAACTCCAAACGGCGCAGCATCGCCTCAAAGATTAGCTACAAGGAAGAGACCAACAGTGAGAATGAGGAGGAACTTAATGATGAGGAGTTTCAAGCATTCAGTGAGGAAGATAGCGAAGATTCCGAGAGTGGGACCAAACCTGTCAAGGGAGTGAAGGGTGAAGAGAGAAGCAAAAGCAAAGATAAAAAAGACAGAAACCAGAAGAAAATGAGTGTTGTAGAATATGATGAGGAGAATAACGAGGAAGGTGAAAAAAGATTGGTGAGCAGTAAAGGAAAGCAAAGGagcatgaaaaagaaaaacggtgTTGGAACTGACGAGTGGTTGGAGGTGTTCGTGGACAAAACGTCCTCCTGGGTGTGCGTGGATGTGGAGCACGGAGTGGGAGAGCCTCTCCGCTGCTCCCAGAATGCAACGTGGCCAGTCACATACGTAGTGGGTGTGGACGGAGATGGCTTTGTGAAGGACCTGGGCCAGAAGTACGACCCAACCTGGTTGACATCGACCAGGAGGAGGCGAGTGGAGGAGGAGTGGTGGGAGGAGACGCTGCAGCCGTTTCTGAGATCACAAAATGAGCGGGACATAAAGGAGAATAAGGAG ATGCAAAAGAAGCTGCTGAACAAGCCCTTGCCCATCTCCATCGCCGAATACAAGAACCACCCACTTTACGGCTTAAAGAGACACCTGCTCAAGTATGAAGCCATCTATCCCGACACAGCTGCCGTACTTGGATACTGCCGGGGAGAGCCGGTGTACTCCAG AGATTGTGTGCACACACTACACTCCAAAGACACGTGGCTGAAAGAAGCACGGACTATCAGAATAGGAGAACTACCCTACAAA ATGGTGAAAGGCTTCTCTAATCGTTCCCGTAAGGCTCGAATGATGACCGAGCAGAAGGATCAAAACGACCTTGCTCTGTTTGGAGAATGGCAGACGGAGGCGTATCAACCTCCCATTGCTGTGAATGGAAAG GTTCCCCGCAACGACTATGGCAACGTCTACTTGTTTAAGGCCTGTATGCTGCCGGTGGGCTGTGTCCACCTCAGGCTACCCAACCTGCACCGCGTGGCCAAGAAGTTGGACATGGATGCTGCCCCTGCCGTCACTGGCTTTGACTTCCATGGGGGATATTCCCACGCAGT CACTGATGGTTACATTGTGTGTGAGGAGCACGAGGAGATCCTCAAAGCTGCCTGGGAGGAAGAACAAGAGCTTCAAAAACAGAGGGAGAAAGAG aaaagagaaaagagggTGATCTCCAATTGGACTCTTCTTGTGAAGGGCCTTCTGATCAGAGAACGTCTAAAGCGGCGTTACGGCAAGAAGGGCCAGGCCGCTGGAGGCCTCGGCCCCCCTAATACTGACGGAGACAAAGGTGATGGACTTTCATCGGATGAGGGGGCTGTTGGGGAAGAGGAAAATACCGGAGCTAAAACTGCGTTGGAGACACTGGCTATGTCGTGGCCCCAAAACAGGCAGGCAGAGGAGGAGAAAAGGGGGCGTGTCAGCggaaagaagacaaagctgGAGAGGAGAGGCAAAGAGAAACATTTGTTCCCCTTTGAGAAAGCATGA
- the xpc gene encoding DNA repair protein complementing XP-C cells isoform X2, whose translation MMTGRRSKAEPLGPSETSEPVLPSQSVEIEIETPEVRKKQKKKAEFEMYLRRMMNRYKKDLLIDTHKVHLMCLLASGMFRNRLCSEPDLLAVTLSLLPTHFSAVAKERKDHNYLCGLLKWFQATFTLNTSLPYEEHPNPRTLLERRLASLSAKNHQELTHLFMLVLRSLQLFCRLVLSLQPIPLKPPPAKGKGDATSSVSLATTNQSRVIAKTSSPQQKVSPGSKRPAQGVKSAIDRGGKKAKREPLKGEEVEADDKITLPGGQRPKNSKRRSIASKISYKEETNSENEEELNDEEFQAFSEEDSEDSESGTKPVKGVKGEERSKSKDKKDRNQKKMSVVEYDEENNEEGEKRLVSSKGKQRSMKKKNGVGTDEWLEVFVDKTSSWVCVDVEHGVGEPLRCSQNATWPVTYVVGVDGDGFVKDLGQKYDPTWLTSTRRRRVEEEWWEETLQPFLRSQNERDIKENKEMQKKLLNKPLPISIAEYKNHPLYGLKRHLLKYEAIYPDTAAVLGYCRGEPVYSRDCVHTLHSKDTWLKEARTIRIGELPYKMVKGFSNRSRKARMMTEQKDQNDLALFGEWQTEAYQPPIAVNGKVPRNDYGNVYLFKACMLPVGCVHLRLPNLHRVAKKLDMDAAPAVTGFDFHGGYSHAVTDGYIVCEEHEEILKAAWEEEQELQKQREKEKREKRVISNWTLLVKGLLIRERLKRRYGKKGQAAGGLGPPNTDGDKGDGLSSDEGAVGEEENTGAKTALETLAMSWPQNRQAEEEKRGRVSGKKTKLERRGKEKHLFPFEKA comes from the exons atgatgacTGGGAGGAGGTCGAA GGCTGAGCCTCTGGGTCCATCAGAAACCTCAGAACCAGTCCTGCCATCTCAGTCTGTAGAGATAGAAATTGAGACCCCGGAAGTCagaaaaaa ACAGAAAAAGAAGGCCGAGTTTGAGATGTACTTGAGACGGATGATGAACCGTTACAAGAAGGACCTGCTGATAGACACGCACaag GTGCACCTCATGTGTCTGTTAGCAAGCGGGATGTTCCGCAACCGCCTGTGCAGCGAACCCGACCTGCTGGCTGTCACTCTGTCGTTGCTGCCCACTCACTTTAGTGCAGTAGCCAAGGAACGCAAAGACCACAACTACCTCTGTGGGCTTTTAAAATG GTTTCAAGCAACTTTCACCCTCAACACCAGTCTTCCCTATGAGGAGCATCCAAACCCTCGCACTCTACTGGAGAGACGTCTGGCCAGCCTGTCGGCAAAGAACCACCAGGAGCTGACTCAT CTGTTCATGTTAGTCCTCAGGTCTCTGCAGCTCTTTTGCCGCCTGGTTCTTTCTTTGCAGCCCATTCCTCTCAAACCTCCACCAGCCAAG GGCAAAGGGGACGCTACCTCCTCTGTCTCACTAGCAACGACAAACCAAAGCCGGGTAATAGCTAAGACCAGCTCGCCTCAGCAGAAAGTCTCTCCAGGCTCTAAGAGGCCAGCTCAAGGAGTAAAGAGTGCCATAGACAGGGGAGGGAAAAAAGCAAAGAGGGAACCATTAAAGGGAGAGGAAGTAGAGGCAGACGATAAGATTACGTTGCCAGGAGGCCAAAGACCAAAGAACTCCAAACGGCGCAGCATCGCCTCAAAGATTAGCTACAAGGAAGAGACCAACAGTGAGAATGAGGAGGAACTTAATGATGAGGAGTTTCAAGCATTCAGTGAGGAAGATAGCGAAGATTCCGAGAGTGGGACCAAACCTGTCAAGGGAGTGAAGGGTGAAGAGAGAAGCAAAAGCAAAGATAAAAAAGACAGAAACCAGAAGAAAATGAGTGTTGTAGAATATGATGAGGAGAATAACGAGGAAGGTGAAAAAAGATTGGTGAGCAGTAAAGGAAAGCAAAGGagcatgaaaaagaaaaacggtgTTGGAACTGACGAGTGGTTGGAGGTGTTCGTGGACAAAACGTCCTCCTGGGTGTGCGTGGATGTGGAGCACGGAGTGGGAGAGCCTCTCCGCTGCTCCCAGAATGCAACGTGGCCAGTCACATACGTAGTGGGTGTGGACGGAGATGGCTTTGTGAAGGACCTGGGCCAGAAGTACGACCCAACCTGGTTGACATCGACCAGGAGGAGGCGAGTGGAGGAGGAGTGGTGGGAGGAGACGCTGCAGCCGTTTCTGAGATCACAAAATGAGCGGGACATAAAGGAGAATAAGGAG ATGCAAAAGAAGCTGCTGAACAAGCCCTTGCCCATCTCCATCGCCGAATACAAGAACCACCCACTTTACGGCTTAAAGAGACACCTGCTCAAGTATGAAGCCATCTATCCCGACACAGCTGCCGTACTTGGATACTGCCGGGGAGAGCCGGTGTACTCCAG AGATTGTGTGCACACACTACACTCCAAAGACACGTGGCTGAAAGAAGCACGGACTATCAGAATAGGAGAACTACCCTACAAA ATGGTGAAAGGCTTCTCTAATCGTTCCCGTAAGGCTCGAATGATGACCGAGCAGAAGGATCAAAACGACCTTGCTCTGTTTGGAGAATGGCAGACGGAGGCGTATCAACCTCCCATTGCTGTGAATGGAAAG GTTCCCCGCAACGACTATGGCAACGTCTACTTGTTTAAGGCCTGTATGCTGCCGGTGGGCTGTGTCCACCTCAGGCTACCCAACCTGCACCGCGTGGCCAAGAAGTTGGACATGGATGCTGCCCCTGCCGTCACTGGCTTTGACTTCCATGGGGGATATTCCCACGCAGT CACTGATGGTTACATTGTGTGTGAGGAGCACGAGGAGATCCTCAAAGCTGCCTGGGAGGAAGAACAAGAGCTTCAAAAACAGAGGGAGAAAGAG aaaagagaaaagagggTGATCTCCAATTGGACTCTTCTTGTGAAGGGCCTTCTGATCAGAGAACGTCTAAAGCGGCGTTACGGCAAGAAGGGCCAGGCCGCTGGAGGCCTCGGCCCCCCTAATACTGACGGAGACAAAGGTGATGGACTTTCATCGGATGAGGGGGCTGTTGGGGAAGAGGAAAATACCGGAGCTAAAACTGCGTTGGAGACACTGGCTATGTCGTGGCCCCAAAACAGGCAGGCAGAGGAGGAGAAAAGGGGGCGTGTCAGCggaaagaagacaaagctgGAGAGGAGAGGCAAAGAGAAACATTTGTTCCCCTTTGAGAAAGCATGA
- the xpc gene encoding DNA repair protein complementing XP-C cells isoform X3 translates to MYLRRMMNRYKKDLLIDTHKVHLMCLLASGMFRNRLCSEPDLLAVTLSLLPTHFSAVAKERKDHNYLCGLLKWFQATFTLNTSLPYEEHPNPRTLLERRLASLSAKNHQELTHLFMLVLRSLQLFCRLVLSLQPIPLKPPPAKGKGDATSSVSLATTNQSRVIAKTSSPQQKVSPGSKRPAQGVKSAIDRGGKKAKREPLKGEEVEADDKITLPGGQRPKNSKRRSIASKISYKEETNSENEEELNDEEFQAFSEEDSEDSESGTKPVKGVKGEERSKSKDKKDRNQKKMSVVEYDEENNEEGEKRLVSSKGKQRSMKKKNGVGTDEWLEVFVDKTSSWVCVDVEHGVGEPLRCSQNATWPVTYVVGVDGDGFVKDLGQKYDPTWLTSTRRRRVEEEWWEETLQPFLRSQNERDIKENKEMQKKLLNKPLPISIAEYKNHPLYGLKRHLLKYEAIYPDTAAVLGYCRGEPVYSRDCVHTLHSKDTWLKEARTIRIGELPYKMVKGFSNRSRKARMMTEQKDQNDLALFGEWQTEAYQPPIAVNGKVPRNDYGNVYLFKACMLPVGCVHLRLPNLHRVAKKLDMDAAPAVTGFDFHGGYSHAVTDGYIVCEEHEEILKAAWEEEQELQKQREKEKREKRVISNWTLLVKGLLIRERLKRRYGKKGQAAGGLGPPNTDGDKGDGLSSDEGAVGEEENTGAKTALETLAMSWPQNRQAEEEKRGRVSGKKTKLERRGKEKHLFPFEKA, encoded by the exons ATGTACTTGAGACGGATGATGAACCGTTACAAGAAGGACCTGCTGATAGACACGCACaag GTGCACCTCATGTGTCTGTTAGCAAGCGGGATGTTCCGCAACCGCCTGTGCAGCGAACCCGACCTGCTGGCTGTCACTCTGTCGTTGCTGCCCACTCACTTTAGTGCAGTAGCCAAGGAACGCAAAGACCACAACTACCTCTGTGGGCTTTTAAAATG GTTTCAAGCAACTTTCACCCTCAACACCAGTCTTCCCTATGAGGAGCATCCAAACCCTCGCACTCTACTGGAGAGACGTCTGGCCAGCCTGTCGGCAAAGAACCACCAGGAGCTGACTCAT CTGTTCATGTTAGTCCTCAGGTCTCTGCAGCTCTTTTGCCGCCTGGTTCTTTCTTTGCAGCCCATTCCTCTCAAACCTCCACCAGCCAAG GGCAAAGGGGACGCTACCTCCTCTGTCTCACTAGCAACGACAAACCAAAGCCGGGTAATAGCTAAGACCAGCTCGCCTCAGCAGAAAGTCTCTCCAGGCTCTAAGAGGCCAGCTCAAGGAGTAAAGAGTGCCATAGACAGGGGAGGGAAAAAAGCAAAGAGGGAACCATTAAAGGGAGAGGAAGTAGAGGCAGACGATAAGATTACGTTGCCAGGAGGCCAAAGACCAAAGAACTCCAAACGGCGCAGCATCGCCTCAAAGATTAGCTACAAGGAAGAGACCAACAGTGAGAATGAGGAGGAACTTAATGATGAGGAGTTTCAAGCATTCAGTGAGGAAGATAGCGAAGATTCCGAGAGTGGGACCAAACCTGTCAAGGGAGTGAAGGGTGAAGAGAGAAGCAAAAGCAAAGATAAAAAAGACAGAAACCAGAAGAAAATGAGTGTTGTAGAATATGATGAGGAGAATAACGAGGAAGGTGAAAAAAGATTGGTGAGCAGTAAAGGAAAGCAAAGGagcatgaaaaagaaaaacggtgTTGGAACTGACGAGTGGTTGGAGGTGTTCGTGGACAAAACGTCCTCCTGGGTGTGCGTGGATGTGGAGCACGGAGTGGGAGAGCCTCTCCGCTGCTCCCAGAATGCAACGTGGCCAGTCACATACGTAGTGGGTGTGGACGGAGATGGCTTTGTGAAGGACCTGGGCCAGAAGTACGACCCAACCTGGTTGACATCGACCAGGAGGAGGCGAGTGGAGGAGGAGTGGTGGGAGGAGACGCTGCAGCCGTTTCTGAGATCACAAAATGAGCGGGACATAAAGGAGAATAAGGAG ATGCAAAAGAAGCTGCTGAACAAGCCCTTGCCCATCTCCATCGCCGAATACAAGAACCACCCACTTTACGGCTTAAAGAGACACCTGCTCAAGTATGAAGCCATCTATCCCGACACAGCTGCCGTACTTGGATACTGCCGGGGAGAGCCGGTGTACTCCAG AGATTGTGTGCACACACTACACTCCAAAGACACGTGGCTGAAAGAAGCACGGACTATCAGAATAGGAGAACTACCCTACAAA ATGGTGAAAGGCTTCTCTAATCGTTCCCGTAAGGCTCGAATGATGACCGAGCAGAAGGATCAAAACGACCTTGCTCTGTTTGGAGAATGGCAGACGGAGGCGTATCAACCTCCCATTGCTGTGAATGGAAAG GTTCCCCGCAACGACTATGGCAACGTCTACTTGTTTAAGGCCTGTATGCTGCCGGTGGGCTGTGTCCACCTCAGGCTACCCAACCTGCACCGCGTGGCCAAGAAGTTGGACATGGATGCTGCCCCTGCCGTCACTGGCTTTGACTTCCATGGGGGATATTCCCACGCAGT CACTGATGGTTACATTGTGTGTGAGGAGCACGAGGAGATCCTCAAAGCTGCCTGGGAGGAAGAACAAGAGCTTCAAAAACAGAGGGAGAAAGAG aaaagagaaaagagggTGATCTCCAATTGGACTCTTCTTGTGAAGGGCCTTCTGATCAGAGAACGTCTAAAGCGGCGTTACGGCAAGAAGGGCCAGGCCGCTGGAGGCCTCGGCCCCCCTAATACTGACGGAGACAAAGGTGATGGACTTTCATCGGATGAGGGGGCTGTTGGGGAAGAGGAAAATACCGGAGCTAAAACTGCGTTGGAGACACTGGCTATGTCGTGGCCCCAAAACAGGCAGGCAGAGGAGGAGAAAAGGGGGCGTGTCAGCggaaagaagacaaagctgGAGAGGAGAGGCAAAGAGAAACATTTGTTCCCCTTTGAGAAAGCATGA